One region of Acidovorax sp. T1 genomic DNA includes:
- a CDS encoding ABC transporter ATP-binding protein, which produces MTERIEPPEHMAMAPGEPPVVDVQGLWTTFGKGDEAFTVHQDLQLSVQRGEILALVGGSGTGKTVLLRQMLGLARPTRGSVTVLGQPASEMGREGAASRVGMLFQQGALYSAFNVLDNVAFALREQGTLPADVVRDAALVKLQMAGLKPEHATRMPADLSGGMIKRVALARALIMDPPLLLLDEPTAGLDPSSSDDFVALLRELHQALGLTVVMVTHDLDTLFALSTRVAVLADKKVLVTGAPRDVARYPHPFIEHFFLGERGQRAMAPTHTVVTAKEP; this is translated from the coding sequence ATGACAGAACGTATCGAGCCGCCCGAGCACATGGCCATGGCGCCGGGCGAGCCGCCCGTCGTGGACGTGCAAGGCCTGTGGACCACGTTCGGCAAGGGCGACGAGGCCTTTACCGTGCACCAGGACCTGCAGTTGTCGGTGCAACGTGGCGAGATCCTGGCGTTGGTGGGCGGCTCGGGCACCGGCAAGACCGTGCTGCTGCGCCAGATGCTGGGCCTGGCCAGACCGACGCGCGGGAGCGTCACGGTGCTGGGCCAGCCGGCCTCGGAAATGGGGCGCGAAGGCGCTGCCAGCCGGGTGGGCATGCTGTTTCAGCAAGGGGCCCTGTATTCGGCGTTCAACGTGCTCGACAACGTGGCGTTTGCGCTGCGCGAGCAAGGCACCTTGCCCGCCGATGTGGTGCGCGATGCGGCGCTGGTCAAGCTGCAGATGGCGGGCCTCAAGCCCGAGCACGCCACCCGCATGCCTGCCGACCTTTCGGGCGGCATGATCAAGCGCGTGGCGCTGGCGCGGGCGCTCATCATGGACCCGCCGCTGCTGCTGCTTGACGAGCCCACGGCGGGGCTGGACCCGAGTAGCTCCGACGACTTCGTGGCCCTGCTGCGCGAATTGCACCAGGCCCTGGGCCTGACGGTGGTGATGGTCACGCACGACCTGGACACCCTCTTTGCCCTCAGCACGCGCGTGGCCGTGCTGGCGGACAAGAAAGTCCTGGTGACCGGAGCGCCGCGTGACGTTGCGCGCTACCCTCATCCGTTCATTGAACACTTTTTTCTGGGTGAACGCGGCCAGCGCGCCATGGCGCCGACGCACACCGTGGTCACTGCCAAGGAACCCTGA